One region of Chryseobacterium sp. C-71 genomic DNA includes:
- a CDS encoding SusC/RagA family TonB-linked outer membrane protein produces MKKLTSGVLLVVLSSSFVVAQAQQTRPSDTLKTQEIEGVVVTALGIKREKKSLGYSSQEVKADKLFDGTTNTGNIASQLSGKVAGLNVNTTSNFGGSANLVIRGVKSINGTNPLIVIDGSPVDNSVTSFGTQNGGFDLGNALSDINQEDIESVNVLKGAAASALYGERGLNGVIVITTKNGKGKDDKSWGVTLSSSVQGGIIDKSTFAKYQTRYGAGYDPSFYYGSAGDGLDYANFGEDASWGPEYNPNLLVYQWDSFDPTSPNYNKATPWVVAKNGPLKFFETPMSFVNSISLSKGSKGFNFNLTYDNNISNGLLPNSDLRKNTLSTKINYDLNPRLHATVYSTLTLQGTTGRTETGYNDNVVGGFRQWWQTNVDVEALKNAYFNNVGSPTLANNYGNVTWNRSADDDATPAFWNNPYFQRYQNYSTDDRTRTFSYAQLTYDVDSHINVTGKLSYDNTNLVFERRLAPGSYPQNFGVSGKSVGSGYHRYDLKRSETNYDVFANYKYDLASWLNLSGIAGGNVRRNHLSTLEASTEGGLIKRGYYSLDNSKAPVLNPVEYEATTQTNSLYATASFDFNKMFYVDGTIRRDVSSTLPEGNNKFTYASVSGSLILSELLKSEKSIMNFWKVRGNYAEVGGTADPYQLNYTYYTAGYFNTGNGNVNIYRPQTILNNPNLKPQRSKEFEFGTEVHFLRDRIIFDGAYYDSKTVNQLIRPDISAGSGSLGAAINAGQINNKGLELHLGISPIKNSNFSWEIDANWARNRSKVVELADGLQVYQLVGLVGGASIVASVGNQWGDIYGSDYVYLNGEKVVDPATGLYQTESSKVIGNVQAKWTGGLRNSFRYKDFSVSFLIDVRHGGDVFSSDMYYGLASGLFPETAVDGYRNSVPVLAGVNPNGQQNSTPVDTSAIDPNEYGNNPYDGYAIAPDKRFVYDGSYVKLREASITYSLPKSLLVNTFINDAKISIVGRNLWIIHKNLPYADPESSQMGGLYSYGSSVGSVPTTRELGVNFTFKF; encoded by the coding sequence ATGAAGAAATTAACATCAGGTGTACTACTTGTAGTACTGTCCTCGTCTTTTGTGGTTGCACAAGCTCAACAAACAAGACCGAGTGATACTTTAAAAACACAAGAAATCGAAGGTGTGGTTGTTACTGCACTTGGTATTAAAAGAGAGAAAAAATCTTTAGGATACTCATCTCAGGAAGTAAAAGCAGATAAATTATTTGACGGAACAACCAATACAGGTAATATAGCATCTCAGTTATCAGGGAAGGTTGCAGGTTTGAACGTAAATACTACTTCTAATTTTGGAGGTTCTGCTAACTTAGTAATTCGTGGAGTAAAATCTATTAATGGTACCAACCCATTAATTGTTATTGATGGATCACCGGTTGATAATTCTGTGACATCTTTCGGAACTCAAAATGGTGGTTTTGATTTAGGAAATGCTTTATCAGATATCAATCAGGAAGACATCGAATCAGTAAACGTTCTAAAAGGTGCTGCTGCATCTGCCTTATATGGGGAAAGAGGACTTAATGGAGTTATTGTAATCACTACAAAAAATGGTAAGGGAAAAGATGACAAATCTTGGGGAGTTACTTTATCTTCTTCAGTTCAAGGAGGAATTATTGATAAATCTACTTTTGCAAAATATCAAACAAGATATGGGGCAGGATATGACCCTTCATTCTATTATGGAAGTGCAGGAGATGGTTTAGATTATGCCAATTTTGGTGAAGATGCATCTTGGGGTCCAGAATATAATCCAAATTTGCTTGTATATCAATGGGATTCTTTTGATCCAACATCTCCCAATTACAACAAAGCTACTCCTTGGGTTGTGGCAAAAAATGGACCTTTAAAGTTTTTTGAAACTCCAATGTCATTTGTAAATTCTATTTCATTGTCAAAAGGAAGTAAAGGTTTTAACTTTAATTTAACTTATGACAATAATATTTCTAACGGTCTACTACCAAATTCTGATTTAAGAAAAAATACACTTTCTACTAAAATCAATTATGATTTAAATCCGAGATTGCATGCAACCGTTTATTCTACTTTGACCCTTCAGGGAACTACAGGTAGAACTGAGACAGGTTATAATGATAATGTTGTTGGTGGTTTTAGACAATGGTGGCAAACAAATGTGGATGTAGAGGCATTAAAAAATGCATATTTTAACAATGTAGGCAGTCCTACGTTAGCAAACAATTATGGTAATGTTACCTGGAACCGATCGGCAGACGATGACGCAACTCCTGCATTTTGGAATAATCCTTATTTTCAAAGATATCAAAATTACTCTACTGACGATAGAACAAGAACATTCTCATATGCACAGCTTACATACGACGTAGATAGTCATATTAATGTTACAGGAAAATTAAGCTATGATAATACTAATTTAGTTTTTGAGAGAAGACTTGCTCCGGGATCTTATCCTCAAAATTTTGGTGTTTCAGGTAAATCTGTTGGATCCGGTTATCACAGATATGATTTGAAAAGAAGTGAAACTAACTATGATGTATTTGCGAACTATAAATATGATTTAGCTTCTTGGTTAAATTTAAGTGGTATCGCAGGAGGGAATGTTAGAAGAAATCATCTTAGTACTTTAGAAGCATCAACAGAGGGAGGTTTAATTAAAAGAGGGTATTACTCATTAGATAATTCTAAAGCTCCGGTTTTAAACCCTGTAGAATATGAAGCTACGACCCAAACAAATAGTTTATATGCGACTGCTTCATTTGATTTCAACAAAATGTTTTATGTAGATGGAACGATTAGAAGAGATGTAAGCTCAACTCTTCCAGAAGGTAATAATAAATTTACTTATGCGTCTGTTTCTGGTTCTTTGATATTGTCGGAACTTTTAAAGTCTGAAAAATCAATTATGAATTTTTGGAAAGTCAGAGGGAATTACGCTGAAGTTGGTGGGACTGCTGATCCGTATCAATTAAATTACACCTATTATACAGCTGGATATTTTAATACAGGTAATGGAAATGTAAATATTTACAGACCTCAAACAATTCTAAATAATCCAAATTTAAAACCTCAACGTTCTAAAGAGTTCGAATTCGGAACAGAAGTACATTTTCTGAGAGATAGAATAATTTTTGATGGTGCGTATTATGATTCTAAAACTGTAAATCAATTGATTAGACCTGATATTTCAGCGGGTTCTGGGAGTTTAGGAGCTGCTATCAATGCAGGACAGATAAATAATAAAGGACTAGAATTACATTTAGGAATAAGTCCGATAAAAAACAGTAATTTTTCATGGGAAATTGATGCGAACTGGGCAAGGAATCGAAGTAAAGTGGTTGAACTTGCTGATGGCCTTCAGGTGTATCAGTTAGTAGGTTTAGTAGGAGGTGCGTCTATAGTTGCTTCAGTAGGTAATCAATGGGGTGATATTTATGGTAGTGATTATGTTTATTTAAACGGAGAAAAAGTTGTTGATCCTGCAACTGGTTTGTATCAAACAGAAAGTAGTAAAGTGATCGGTAATGTGCAGGCTAAATGGACTGGTGGTCTTAGAAATTCGTTTAGATATAAAGATTTTTCTGTAAGTTTTCTAATTGATGTTCGTCATGGTGGAGATGTATTCTCATCAGATATGTATTATGGACTTGCTAGTGGGCTTTTTCCGGAAACAGCTGTTGATGGATATAGAAACAGCGTACCTGTATTAGCAGGAGTGAACCCAAATGGACAACAAAATTCTACCCCTGTAGACACGAGCGCAATTGATCCCAACGAATACGGTAATAATCCATATGATGGTTATGCTATAGCTCCTGATAAAAGATTTGTTTACGATGGTTCATATGTAAAATTAAGAGAAGCAAGTATTACTTACTCACTACCAAAAAGCCTTTTAGTAAATACTTTTATTAATGATGCTAAGATATCTATAGTAGGTAGAAATTTATGGATTATTCATAAAAATCTTCCTTATGCTGACCCAGAATCTTCACAAATGGGTGGATTGTATTCTTATGGATCATCAGTAGGATCTGTACCTACGACAAGAGAGCTTGGAGTAAACTTTACATTTAAATTCTAA
- a CDS encoding SusD/RagB family nutrient-binding outer membrane lipoprotein, which translates to MKNFKKILYTGGVVASLLMFNSCESDITSLNEDPKHPSSVPSGNMLATSMYQGFYYMYTGSVNFNNYRFFTQQWTETIYTQETNYNLITRNQPRNHFRRMYVYTLAPLEQAKKDLPSEINADPQVVDNKWATLEIASVFTWENIVDTFGNVPYKEALQAESIKSPKYDDAKTIYLDLISRLDVAIAKIHSTKEGYPEDLVYGGDMTKWIKLANSIKLRLAINLADVDPSTSKTVAESAIASGVLASTSDSYSLKFDGNTFTNPLFDDLVASGRNDYIPSNVMVNPMNTKSDPRRAAYFTQVGGIYKGGTYGTSNSFANNSHVNPTFLTGNAAANLFSYTEVLFLKAEAAQRGYSVGGGTAASLYADAITASMLENGLSTSDATTYIAANPYNATNWKQSIGYEGWIAMWNNPFAAWNFTRRLDNPVLTAPPSSYIGGIPYRMPYSDQEYVTNNANVSAAASAIGGDKATTKLFWDIN; encoded by the coding sequence ATGAAAAATTTCAAAAAAATATTATACACAGGAGGAGTTGTTGCTTCACTATTAATGTTCAATTCGTGTGAAAGTGATATAACATCTCTAAATGAGGATCCTAAACATCCTTCGAGCGTGCCATCTGGAAATATGCTGGCAACAAGTATGTATCAAGGATTTTATTATATGTACACAGGGAGCGTAAATTTTAATAACTATCGTTTTTTTACGCAACAATGGACGGAAACTATCTATACTCAAGAGACAAATTATAATTTAATTACGAGGAATCAGCCTAGAAATCACTTTAGAAGAATGTATGTATATACATTGGCTCCTCTTGAACAAGCAAAAAAAGATCTTCCTTCAGAAATTAATGCTGATCCTCAAGTTGTTGATAATAAATGGGCCACTTTGGAAATAGCATCTGTTTTTACTTGGGAAAATATTGTGGATACTTTTGGCAATGTTCCGTATAAGGAAGCCTTGCAAGCAGAATCAATAAAATCTCCTAAATATGATGATGCCAAAACAATATATTTAGATTTGATTTCTAGGTTAGATGTAGCAATTGCTAAAATTCATTCAACTAAAGAGGGCTATCCTGAAGATCTTGTGTATGGAGGAGATATGACTAAATGGATTAAATTGGCTAATTCTATTAAATTAAGATTGGCAATAAATCTAGCAGATGTTGATCCTTCAACTTCTAAAACTGTAGCAGAAAGTGCTATCGCTAGTGGTGTCTTGGCTTCTACATCAGATTCTTATTCTTTAAAATTTGATGGAAATACTTTTACTAATCCTTTATTTGATGATTTAGTAGCATCGGGTAGAAATGACTATATTCCATCTAATGTTATGGTAAATCCAATGAATACTAAATCTGATCCTAGAAGAGCAGCATACTTTACGCAAGTAGGAGGTATATATAAAGGTGGTACATATGGAACCTCAAACTCTTTTGCTAATAATTCTCATGTGAATCCCACTTTTTTAACAGGAAACGCAGCGGCAAACTTATTTAGTTACACAGAAGTACTTTTTCTAAAAGCTGAAGCGGCTCAAAGAGGGTATAGTGTAGGTGGTGGAACAGCAGCAAGTTTGTATGCAGATGCAATTACTGCTTCAATGTTAGAAAACGGATTGAGTACTTCTGATGCTACAACTTACATAGCAGCTAATCCTTATAACGCAACTAATTGGAAACAATCAATCGGTTATGAAGGGTGGATAGCAATGTGGAATAACCCATTTGCAGCATGGAACTTTACAAGAAGATTAGATAATCCTGTACTTACAGCTCCGCCTTCGTCTTATATTGGAGGGATTCCTTATAGGATGCCATATTCGGATCAGGAGTATGTAACTAATAATGCCAATGTTTCTGCTGCTGCAAGTGCAATTGGAGGAGATAAAGCTACAACCAAACTTTTTTGGGACATCAATTAA
- a CDS encoding transposase: MLPSAVEIFTGQKYSAEDNALAEAVLSQVKKEEHHDNIYVIDRGLQSTRTMKDFEEKSLKFIIRSKEKRKFEEITSFIEKETPVQWNDWEVIKDSKVKLYTGKPIQNKRGNIHHREEKVETDFRLVVIKNEKTSKEFWFITNEFELSAKEISDYYRKRWDIEVFFRFMKQELNLSHLVSLNKNGIEVMIYMTMIASMLLLIYKKANDLGYKTAKRRITMELCDMITAILIVFAGGDPTKVFKT, encoded by the coding sequence ATTTTACCGTCGGCAGTAGAGATTTTCACGGGACAAAAATACTCTGCAGAAGACAACGCGCTCGCTGAGGCTGTTCTCAGCCAGGTAAAAAAAGAAGAGCATCATGATAATATTTATGTCATAGACAGAGGGCTGCAGTCTACAAGAACGATGAAAGATTTTGAAGAAAAGTCTCTGAAATTTATTATTCGTTCCAAGGAAAAAAGAAAATTTGAAGAGATTACATCTTTTATTGAAAAAGAAACCCCCGTACAATGGAATGATTGGGAAGTTATTAAAGACAGTAAAGTGAAGCTGTACACCGGAAAACCCATCCAAAACAAACGTGGAAATATCCATCATCGGGAAGAAAAAGTGGAAACAGATTTTCGATTGGTGGTCATCAAAAACGAAAAAACAAGCAAAGAATTTTGGTTTATAACCAACGAGTTTGAACTTTCTGCCAAAGAAATCTCAGATTATTACCGTAAAAGATGGGATATTGAAGTATTCTTCAGATTCATGAAACAAGAGCTGAATTTAAGTCATCTTGTATCGCTGAATAAAAATGGAATTGAAGTGATGATCTACATGACAATGATCGCTTCTATGCTACTCCTTATTTATAAAAAAGCAAATGATTTAGGCTACAAGACTGCGAAAAGACGTATCACCATGGAGCTTTGCGATATGATTACTGCAATTTTAATCGTTTTTGCAGGCGGTGATCCTACCAAGGTTTTCAAAACATAA
- the argS gene encoding arginine--tRNA ligase, with translation MNIKDIIEQKLAEVILNVYQLKDIQLEIQENKTEFEGDFTIVTFPLVKQLKKNPESIGVELGQALTEQTELLKSFNVIKGFLNVKVKNQFFVDQFKTVSEQFSSIEKKNETVMVEYSSPNTNKPLHLGHVRNNLLGFSVAQILKEAGYDVIKSQIINDRGIHICKSMLAWEKFGKGETPETDQVKGDKFVGNYYVKFDQEYKKEITELVEKGVSEDQAKKDAPLMKEAQQMLLDWENGDEKVRNLWNEMNSWVYKGFGETYKRLGVDFDQVQYESNTYILGKDLIQEGLDKGVLYQKEDGSVWCDLTDEGLDQKLLLRSDGTSVYMTQDLGTAVERFKENNLQKLIYTVGNEQDYHFQVLFKVLKKLGYEWADQLFHLSYGMVELPNGKMKSREGTVVDADELMQEMHNEAELKAIEQGRLEGLSDVEKETSYEIIGQAALKYFMLKVDPKKKMLFNPEESIDFNGNTGPFILYTYARTQSLLTKANYLNRKIAEVELNQHEKEVIMQLANYKSVVERAAELLSPALVANYLYDLVKSYNSFYQSNIILKLEDENLKQFRLNLSNLAAQIIKKSLSLLGIGTVNRM, from the coding sequence ATGAATATTAAAGATATCATAGAACAGAAACTGGCAGAGGTTATCCTTAATGTCTATCAGTTGAAAGATATACAACTCGAGATTCAGGAGAATAAAACTGAGTTTGAAGGCGATTTTACCATCGTTACTTTTCCTTTGGTGAAACAATTAAAGAAAAACCCTGAAAGCATTGGAGTAGAATTGGGACAGGCTTTGACTGAACAAACTGAATTACTTAAAAGTTTCAACGTAATAAAAGGATTTTTAAATGTAAAAGTTAAAAATCAATTTTTCGTTGATCAATTTAAAACTGTTTCAGAACAATTTTCAAGCATTGAAAAGAAAAATGAAACCGTAATGGTGGAATATTCTTCTCCGAATACCAATAAACCACTTCACTTAGGACATGTCAGAAATAATTTGTTAGGTTTTTCTGTGGCTCAGATTTTAAAAGAGGCTGGTTATGATGTGATTAAAAGTCAGATTATCAACGACAGAGGAATTCATATCTGTAAATCGATGTTGGCATGGGAGAAATTTGGTAAAGGAGAAACTCCGGAAACTGATCAGGTGAAAGGTGATAAGTTTGTAGGAAACTATTATGTCAAATTTGATCAGGAATACAAAAAAGAAATCACTGAATTAGTTGAAAAAGGAGTTTCCGAAGATCAGGCAAAAAAAGATGCACCTTTGATGAAAGAAGCTCAGCAAATGCTTCTCGACTGGGAAAATGGTGACGAAAAAGTAAGAAATCTTTGGAACGAAATGAACTCATGGGTTTACAAAGGTTTCGGTGAAACGTATAAAAGACTTGGCGTAGATTTCGATCAGGTTCAATACGAAAGCAATACCTATATTTTAGGAAAAGATCTTATTCAGGAAGGTTTAGATAAAGGAGTTTTGTATCAGAAAGAAGACGGATCGGTTTGGTGTGATTTGACGGATGAAGGTTTAGATCAGAAACTTTTGCTTCGTTCAGACGGAACTTCTGTGTATATGACGCAGGATCTGGGAACGGCGGTTGAGCGTTTTAAAGAAAATAATCTTCAGAAATTAATCTATACGGTAGGAAACGAACAGGATTATCATTTTCAGGTTTTGTTTAAAGTCTTGAAAAAATTAGGGTATGAATGGGCAGATCAGTTGTTCCACTTATCTTATGGAATGGTCGAACTTCCGAATGGTAAAATGAAATCTCGTGAAGGAACTGTTGTAGATGCAGATGAATTGATGCAGGAAATGCATAATGAAGCAGAATTAAAAGCAATCGAGCAAGGCAGATTAGAAGGTCTTAGTGACGTAGAAAAAGAAACTTCGTACGAGATTATTGGTCAGGCTGCATTGAAATATTTTATGCTGAAAGTTGACCCGAAAAAGAAAATGCTTTTCAATCCTGAAGAAAGTATTGATTTTAATGGAAATACAGGTCCTTTTATTCTTTACACTTATGCAAGAACTCAGTCTTTATTGACGAAGGCAAATTATTTGAATAGAAAAATTGCTGAGGTAGAATTAAATCAGCATGAAAAAGAAGTAATTATGCAATTAGCAAATTATAAATCTGTTGTTGAAAGAGCAGCTGAATTATTGAGCCCGGCTTTGGTTGCTAATTATCTTTATGATTTAGTTAAATCTTACAATTCATTCTATCAAAGCAATATTATTTTAAAATTGGAGGATGAAAATTTAAAACAATTCCGTTTGAATTTATCCAATCTCGCAGCACAAATCATAAAAAAATCTTTGTCACTCCTTGGAATAGGAACAGTCAACAGAATGTAA
- a CDS encoding IS256 family transposase, translating into MIDKEDLLNNKDFYKSFKNGEDLTSFFKELHKKAVEHMLDAELDSHLDNSKHEKTINGNYRNGHATKRIKSSFGESEIKVPRDREGSFEPALVPKRHNIIDGLENIIISFYAKGMSVSDIEEQIKEMYDFDVSTSTISRITNAVASEVVAWQNRPLDEVYLIVWMDGIVFKVRENSKVINKTIYLAVGLNREGKKEVLGMWLGKNESSSFWMNVLTDLKARGVEDILITATDNLNGFTQTIRSVFPQSQTQICVVHQIRNACKYVVWKDRKEFSADMKHIYTAPTKEAAKAALDDFATKWESKYLYAIQSWRTHWDELTVFFEFPIEIRKIIYTTNLIENLNGKIRKYTKNKMSFPTDDAVIKSVYLALKEATKKWTMPIQNWGLILNQFMLIFENRLRL; encoded by the coding sequence ATGATCGACAAAGAAGATTTACTAAACAATAAGGATTTCTACAAATCCTTTAAGAACGGGGAAGATTTAACCTCATTCTTTAAAGAGCTGCACAAAAAAGCAGTAGAACATATGTTGGATGCTGAACTTGACAGCCATCTGGATAATTCAAAACACGAAAAAACCATTAATGGAAACTATCGGAACGGACACGCAACCAAGAGGATAAAGTCCTCATTCGGCGAATCAGAAATAAAAGTTCCCAGAGATAGGGAAGGCAGTTTTGAACCAGCATTAGTTCCAAAGAGACACAATATCATCGATGGTTTGGAGAACATTATCATCTCATTTTATGCTAAAGGGATGAGTGTAAGTGATATTGAAGAGCAAATCAAAGAAATGTATGATTTTGACGTTTCGACTTCCACCATCTCACGAATCACCAATGCTGTTGCCAGCGAAGTGGTTGCCTGGCAGAACCGACCATTGGATGAAGTATATCTGATTGTCTGGATGGACGGGATTGTTTTCAAGGTTCGTGAAAACTCCAAGGTCATCAACAAAACCATTTATTTAGCCGTAGGACTCAATCGTGAAGGTAAAAAAGAAGTTCTCGGGATGTGGCTCGGAAAGAACGAAAGCTCCAGCTTTTGGATGAATGTTCTGACCGATTTAAAAGCTCGTGGCGTAGAAGATATTCTCATCACTGCTACCGATAATCTGAATGGATTTACCCAGACCATTCGCTCGGTTTTTCCGCAATCTCAAACCCAAATCTGCGTAGTTCACCAAATTAGAAATGCATGTAAATATGTTGTCTGGAAAGATAGGAAAGAATTTTCTGCAGATATGAAACACATTTATACTGCCCCCACAAAAGAAGCGGCAAAAGCAGCTTTGGACGACTTTGCAACCAAATGGGAAAGTAAATATCTCTATGCAATACAATCCTGGAGAACTCATTGGGACGAATTAACCGTCTTTTTTGAGTTTCCAATCGAGATTAGAAAAATAATTTACACGACCAATTTAATTGAAAATCTAAACGGGAAAATCCGAAAATACACCAAAAACAAAATGTCTTTCCCTACAGATGATGCAGTTATAAAATCTGTTTATTTAGCATTGAAAGAAGCAACTAAAAAATGGACCATGCCCATCCAAAATTGGGGATTGATTTTAAACCAATTTATGCTTATTTTTGAAAATAGGCTCAGATTATAA
- a CDS encoding YihY/virulence factor BrkB family protein, translating into MLKELKFFWETVKETFTEWNNSSATNDSASLAYYAIFSIPGLLIIIIWIAGNVFGEEAIRGQISSQISGLMGQDVAKSIQDMIAGALIDKENIFMKIVGIGSLIYGSTTLFFQLQKSLNNLWDVEAAPKKALVKFLLDRANSLGMILILGFLLMITMVLSSLIGLFNDFITRYFGLETYIIVELINFTIGFGIVVVLFALMFKVLPDVEISWKSVWKGALLTAGLFTLGKFLLSLYFGQFKPTSAFGTAGTVILIMMWINYSCMLVFFGAEFTKVYTLRKGYRIVPSKHAKWSSAKLYRDSQIEKR; encoded by the coding sequence ATGCTAAAAGAACTTAAATTTTTCTGGGAAACCGTAAAAGAAACCTTTACAGAATGGAACAATTCTTCTGCAACCAATGATTCTGCAAGCTTGGCGTATTATGCAATTTTCTCAATTCCGGGTTTGCTCATTATCATCATTTGGATAGCCGGAAACGTGTTCGGTGAAGAAGCTATTCGAGGACAAATTAGTTCACAGATTAGCGGATTAATGGGCCAGGATGTTGCCAAAAGTATTCAGGATATGATTGCCGGAGCTTTAATCGATAAAGAAAATATTTTCATGAAAATTGTAGGAATCGGGTCATTGATTTATGGTTCCACTACCCTATTTTTTCAGTTACAGAAGTCTTTGAACAACCTTTGGGATGTAGAAGCTGCGCCAAAAAAAGCTTTGGTTAAATTTCTTTTAGACCGAGCCAATTCATTGGGAATGATTCTGATTTTAGGATTTTTATTAATGATTACGATGGTTTTATCTTCACTGATTGGGTTATTTAATGATTTCATCACCAGATATTTTGGTTTGGAAACATATATCATTGTAGAGCTCATTAATTTCACCATCGGTTTCGGGATTGTGGTTGTACTTTTTGCTTTAATGTTTAAAGTTTTACCAGACGTTGAAATCAGCTGGAAATCGGTTTGGAAAGGTGCGCTATTGACCGCAGGATTATTTACTTTAGGTAAATTTTTATTGAGTCTCTACTTTGGGCAATTTAAACCTACCTCGGCTTTCGGAACTGCGGGAACAGTGATTTTGATTATGATGTGGATTAATTATTCCTGTATGCTGGTCTTCTTTGGAGCCGAATTTACAAAAGTATATACTTTAAGAAAAGGATACAGAATTGTTCCTTCAAAACACGCCAAATGGAGCAGTGCAAAATTGTATAGAGATAGTCAGATAGAAAAAAGATAA